The genomic region AAGGCGTACGCGGCGGCCAACGGTATCGAGATCAAGGGCGAGGACTACGCGCCGCTGGGCTCGACCGACTTCTCCACCATCGTCAACAAGGTGCGTAATGCCAAGGCGGGAGCGGTGTTCAACACCCTCAACGGTGACTCCAATGTCGCCTTCTTCCGCGAGTACGGCAACGCCGGGCTGAAAGCCGCTGATATGCCGGTGGTTTCGGTGTCCATCGCGGAGGAGGAGGCCGCGGGTATCGGCCCGCAGTTCCTGGCCGGGCAGCTGACCGCCTGGAACTACTACGAAACCCTGGACACCCCGCAGAACAAGGCCTTCGTCACGGCGTACCAGGCCGCGGTCGGGGCGGGCAAGCCCACCTCCGACCCGATGGAGGCCGCGTACACCTCCGTGTACCTGTGGAAGAACATGGTCGAGAAGGCGAAGTCGTTCGCCGTCGCCGATATCCAGAAGGCCGCCGACGGAGTCACTTTCGACGCCCCCGAGGGCATGGTGACCGTCAACGGCAGCAACCACCACATCACCAAGACCGCCCGGATCGGTGAGATCCACCCGGACGGCCTGATCTACACGGTGTGGGATTCCGGCAAGCCGATCACCCCGGACCCGTACCTGACGTCCTACGACTGGGCCAAGGGCCTGAAGTAACCGACAGCCGTCGATGAGGGGCGGTGTGGGGTCGCCGGCACGTCCGGCGGCCCCTCACCGGAACAGTAGTGAAATCGAGGTATCCCCAATGGAAGTGGCGATCGGACAGCTCTTCACCGGGTTGAGTCTGGGCTCCGTTCTGTTGCTGGCCGCGCTGGGTCTGTCGCTGACGTTCGGGCAGATGGGCGTCATCAACATGGCGCACGGCGAATTCATCATGGCCGGCTGCTACACCACCTATGTCGTCGAACAGGTCGTCCACGCGACCGGTGTCGCGCTGATCGTTGCCCTGCCGGTGGGCTTCCTGGTCGGCGGGATACTCGGTGCCGTACTGGAAATGGCGCTGATCCGCTGGATGTACGACCGGCCGATGGACACCCTGCTGGTGACCTTCGGCGTCGGGCTGATCCTGCAACAGGTGGTGCGCAACATCTTCGGCGCCCCGGCGAAGAACGTCGTGGTGCCGCACTGGCTCACCGGCGGTCTGAGTATTGCCGGAACCGTGGTGCCCAAGACCCGGATCTTCATTCTCGTGCTGGCGATCGTCGTGGTGGCGGTGCTCGCCGTCGTGCTGAAGGTCACCCCGCTGGGACGGCGGATCCGGGCGGTGGTGCAGAACCGCAGCCTCGCCGAAACCAGCGGCGTCTCCAGCAGATTGACCGATGTGAGCACGTTCTTCATCGGGTCCGGGCTGGCCGCGCTGGCCGGGGTGGCGCTGACCCTGATCGGGTCGACCAGCCCCACCATCGGGCAGAGCTACATCGTCGACGCCTTTCTCGTCGTGGTCATCGGCGGACTGGGGCAGATCAAGGGCACCGTGCTCGCGGCCTTCGGTCTGGGACTGCTGAATTCGTTCATCGAGTACTCGACCACCGCCTCGGTCGCGAAGGTGATCGTCTTCGTGCTGATCGTGATCTTCCTGCAGGTACGCCCGCAGGGGTTGTTCACCGTCCGGACCAGGAGCCTGGCATGAGTGTGCTGCGGAATCCGTTGTTGCGCACGGTGGGCGGGTTCGTACTCGCCGCGGTCGTGCTGTTCGTGGTGGCGCCGGCGGCCCTGAGCAACTTCCGGCTCAATCTGCTGGCGAAGTTCCTGTGCTTCGCGATCGTCGCGGTCGGGATCGGATTGGCTTGGGGCCGTGGCGGAATGCTCACCCTCGGCCAGGGTGTGTTCTTCGGTATCGGCGCGTATCTGATGGCGATGCATCTGCAACTCGCCGATGCGGCCCGGACGCACCAGGAGGTACCGGATTTCATGCAGATCTCCGGCATCTCCACGCTGCCGGCGTACTGGCGGCCGATGGCCTCGGGGCCGGTGGCGATCCTCGCGATCCTGATCCTGCCGGGGCTGGCCGCGGCGTTGCTCGGCTTCGGCGTGTTCAAGCGGCGGGTGAAGGGCGCGTACTTCTCGATCCTGTCGCAGGCGCTGGTCGCGGCGCTGGCGATCCTGCTCACCGGACAGCAGTCCATCGGCGGGTTCACCGGGCTCAGTGACTTCCGGGCCTTCTTCGGATTCCGGCTCAGCGATCCGGTGAACCGGCGGATGCTGTTCTTCATCGCCGCGGCGGCGTTGCTGATCGTGGTGGCCATCGCGCGGCAGCTGATGCACAGCCGGTACGGGGAGCTGCTGGTCGCGGTGCGCGATCAGGAGGAACGGGTGCGCTTCCTCGGCTACGATCCGGCGAATATCAAGATCGTCGCGTATGTGGTGGCGGCCTTCTTCGCCGGTATCGCGGGGGCGCTGTTCACGCCGATCGTCGGCATCATCTCGCCGGCCGATATCGGGGTGGTGCCCTCGATCGTCTTCCTCATCGGTGTCGCCATCGGCGGTCGCACCACGCTGCTCGGCCCGGTCCTGGGCGCGATCGGCGTGGCGTGGGCGCAGACCACCTTCTCCGAGCACTTCCCCTCGGGCTGGACCTATCTCCAGGGGGCGCTGTTCGTCCTGGTGGTCGGCTTCGTTCCGGCCGGGCTGGCGGGCTTCGGGCCGTTGCTGAAGGGGCTGCTGGAGCGGGTGCGGCCCGGTATCGCGGAATCCGTACCGGTACCGCTGCCGGTCGCGACGACTCCGTCGCCGATCGAATCCGCTGATCCCACGAAGGTGGAGGCATGATGAGCGACGAGCCCGATTCCACTCCGGTTGCTGCCGAAACCGCCGCTGCGGAAACGGTTTCGGCTGACGCTGCCGCAGCCGAGCCTGCCGTGGCCGAGTCCGCGGCGGCCGAGCCCGATGTGGCCGAGCCTGCCGTGGCCGAGCCTGCGGCGGCGGAGTCCGATGTAGCCGAGTCTGCCGTGGCGAAGTCCGATGTGGCAGAGCCTGTCGTGGACGAGCCCGCTCCGGCGGCCGAGACCGTGCCGGCCTCCCGGATGGGCGAGACCGAATACCTCGAGATCCGCGGTCTGTCGGTGAGTTTCGACGGGTTCAAGGCGGTGACCGACGTCGATCTGACCGTCCTGCAAGGGGATCTGCGATTTCTCATCGGGCCCAACGGGGCCGGTAAGACGACGCTGATCGACGCGATCACCGGGCTGGTTCCGGCGAGCGGGTCGGCGCAGAAGTCCGGTTCGGAACTGCTGGGCCGCAAGGTGCACGAGATCGCGCGGCTCGGGGTCGGCCGGACCTTCCAGACCGCGAGCGTCTTCGAGCAGTTGACGGTGTTGCAGAATCTCGATATCGCCGCGGGCGCGGGGCGTTCCGCGCTCACGCTGTTGCGGCGCCGGCGATCGGTGCTGCCGAGTATCGAGGCGGCGCTGGAGACGACCGGACTGGAAGCGTTGCGGGACAAGCCCGCCGGGGTGCTCGCGCACGGCCAGAAGCAGTGGCTCGAGATCGGGATGCTGCTGGTGCAGAACGCCTCGGTGCTGTTGCTGGACGAACCGGTGGCGGGCATGAGTACCGAGGAGCGCGAGGAGACCGGAAATCTGTTGCGCCGCATCGGATCCGATCGAGTGGTGATCGTGGTCGAACACGATATGGATTTCATGCGCGCGTTCGCGAATTCGGTGACGGTCCTGGCCGGTGGCCGCGTGCTCAGTGAGGGCACCGTGGAGCAGGTCCAGGCCGATCACAAGGTGCAGGAGGTCTACCTCGGCACCGCCGCCGCCGGGGACATCTACGCCGAGACCGAGGAGCCCGTCGATGCTGGAACTCGTTGACGTCCATGCCGGATACGGCCGCACCGAGGTGATCCACGGTGTGTCGCTGACCGTTCCGGACGACGGGGTCGCCGCGATCATGGGGCACAACGGCGCCGGCAAGACCACGCTGCTGCGCGCGGTGGTGGGACTGCTGCCCGTGCGGTCCGGGCAGATCCGGTTCGACGGCGAGGTGATCTCGAAACTGTCCCCGTCGCGGCGGGTGCGCCGCGGTATCGCCTATGTGCCACAGGGGCAGCAGTCGTTCCCGCAGCTCAGCACCGCGGAGAATCTACAGGTGGTCGCCGACGGCCGCCGCAACGGCAAGGCGCTGATCGACGACGCGCTGGAGCTGTTCCCGGCGCTGCGGGAGTTGTTGTCCCGCAAGGCGGGCCTGCTGTCCGGCGGCCAGCGGCAGCAGCTCGCCATCGCGCGGGCGCTGAT from Nocardia sp. BMG111209 harbors:
- the urtA gene encoding urea ABC transporter substrate-binding protein, coding for MSVSRDARRGHVRRAARLLAVPTALALSAVLVAGCGSKDDAGSGEAAKSCVDTSKDTVKIGSLHSLTGTMSISEVTVANSTKLAVDQINAAGGVLGKKLQIVAEDGASDPKTFAEKAEKLVSSDCVAAVFGGWTSASRKAMKPKFEALNSLLFYPVQYEGLEDSKNIFYTGATTNQQIVPALDYLKQKGIKSLYLVGSDYVFPQTANREIKAYAAANGIEIKGEDYAPLGSTDFSTIVNKVRNAKAGAVFNTLNGDSNVAFFREYGNAGLKAADMPVVSVSIAEEEAAGIGPQFLAGQLTAWNYYETLDTPQNKAFVTAYQAAVGAGKPTSDPMEAAYTSVYLWKNMVEKAKSFAVADIQKAADGVTFDAPEGMVTVNGSNHHITKTARIGEIHPDGLIYTVWDSGKPITPDPYLTSYDWAKGLK
- the urtB gene encoding urea ABC transporter permease subunit UrtB gives rise to the protein MEVAIGQLFTGLSLGSVLLLAALGLSLTFGQMGVINMAHGEFIMAGCYTTYVVEQVVHATGVALIVALPVGFLVGGILGAVLEMALIRWMYDRPMDTLLVTFGVGLILQQVVRNIFGAPAKNVVVPHWLTGGLSIAGTVVPKTRIFILVLAIVVVAVLAVVLKVTPLGRRIRAVVQNRSLAETSGVSSRLTDVSTFFIGSGLAALAGVALTLIGSTSPTIGQSYIVDAFLVVVIGGLGQIKGTVLAAFGLGLLNSFIEYSTTASVAKVIVFVLIVIFLQVRPQGLFTVRTRSLA
- the urtC gene encoding urea ABC transporter permease subunit UrtC yields the protein MSVLRNPLLRTVGGFVLAAVVLFVVAPAALSNFRLNLLAKFLCFAIVAVGIGLAWGRGGMLTLGQGVFFGIGAYLMAMHLQLADAARTHQEVPDFMQISGISTLPAYWRPMASGPVAILAILILPGLAAALLGFGVFKRRVKGAYFSILSQALVAALAILLTGQQSIGGFTGLSDFRAFFGFRLSDPVNRRMLFFIAAAALLIVVAIARQLMHSRYGELLVAVRDQEERVRFLGYDPANIKIVAYVVAAFFAGIAGALFTPIVGIISPADIGVVPSIVFLIGVAIGGRTTLLGPVLGAIGVAWAQTTFSEHFPSGWTYLQGALFVLVVGFVPAGLAGFGPLLKGLLERVRPGIAESVPVPLPVATTPSPIESADPTKVEA
- the urtD gene encoding urea ABC transporter ATP-binding protein UrtD, encoding MGETEYLEIRGLSVSFDGFKAVTDVDLTVLQGDLRFLIGPNGAGKTTLIDAITGLVPASGSAQKSGSELLGRKVHEIARLGVGRTFQTASVFEQLTVLQNLDIAAGAGRSALTLLRRRRSVLPSIEAALETTGLEALRDKPAGVLAHGQKQWLEIGMLLVQNASVLLLDEPVAGMSTEEREETGNLLRRIGSDRVVIVVEHDMDFMRAFANSVTVLAGGRVLSEGTVEQVQADHKVQEVYLGTAAAGDIYAETEEPVDAGTR
- the urtE gene encoding urea ABC transporter ATP-binding subunit UrtE; the encoded protein is MLELVDVHAGYGRTEVIHGVSLTVPDDGVAAIMGHNGAGKTTLLRAVVGLLPVRSGQIRFDGEVISKLSPSRRVRRGIAYVPQGQQSFPQLSTAENLQVVADGRRNGKALIDDALELFPALRELLSRKAGLLSGGQRQQLAIARALITEPRLLILDEPTEGIQPSVVAEIERTVIDLTQRTTGGKGRLSVLLVEQHIGFALQAAQQYYVLRSGRVSSSGAGGADAATEVRAAMAI